From Scleropages formosus chromosome 1, fSclFor1.1, whole genome shotgun sequence, a single genomic window includes:
- the uri1 gene encoding unconventional prefoldin RPB5 interactor 1 isoform X2 — translation MKHWSKVKADYEALQERLRTLPDRLSYDVMVPFGPLAFMPGKLVHTNELTVLLGDNWFAKCSAKQAMDLVEHRKKHVKKVLDDLDKMMKSFQARVGLTEDLEEISGGKGNYVDIREEVENEEILTKGKKRVAHTRNSKPKVEDVLEVKEQEGGEQHCPGILTEEELWARLDELEEQEERLDEQDRMSDGLDRNGEDTTSSSSSEEEDKEGDGVCLSNSHHRREGWLEVVPGCHGDGGKAEDGEEDSTCVPTIYFSHTVEPKKVRINTGKNTTLKFSERKEEAKRKKRNGSTSGNGQTLAERVNIRTPADIYRVFVDVVNGELMPRKSILKSRSRENSVCSDTSESSAADFEERRPAGRSLSHDSEATHSDTSEGNPDEGCPPGRAPHMASLTEAFSGTVIEKDPVLPSAIPHLTIAPPALPTIPERKSEELAPEVAQDPPKRVSKFKAARLQQK, via the exons ATGAAGCACTG GAGCAAAGTGAAGGCCGACTACGAAGCTCTTCAGGAGCGCCTGCGGACACTCCCCGACAGACTCTCCTACGACGTCATG GTCCCATTCGGACCTCTGGCCTTTATGCCTGGGAAGCTGGTCCACACCAATGAGCTCACGGTCCTGTTGGGGGACAACTGGTTCGCCAAGTGCTCTGCCAAGCAGGCTATGGACCTGGTGGAGCACCGAAAGAAGC ATGTGAAAAAGGTGCTGGATGACCTGGACAAAATGATGAAGAGCTTTCAGGCCAGAGTGGGACTGACAGAAGACCTGGAGGAAATCTCAGGA GGAAAGGGCAACTATGTAGACATCAGAGAGGAGGTGGAAAATGAGGAGATCCTGACCAAAG GTAAGAAGCGAGTGGCGCACACACGAAACTCCAAGCCCAAGGTAGAAGATGTGCTGGAAGTGAAGGAGCAGGAGGGAGGAGAGCAGCACTGCCCAGGGATCCTTACTGAGGAGGAACTGTGGGCCAGActggatgagctggaggagcaggaagagcgCCTGGACGAGCAGGACAG AATGTCTGATGGCCTGGATAGAAACGGCGAAGACACAACATCCTCGTCCTCCTCGGAGGAGGAAGACAAGGAAGGTGACGGCGTGTGTCTGTCCAATAGCCATCATCGGAGAGAGGGCTGGTTGGAGGTGGTCCCTGGCTGCCATGGCGATGGTGGCAAAGCGGAGGATGGCGAGGAGGACAGCACCTGTGTGCCAACCATCTACTTCTCACACACGGTGGAACCCAAGAAG GTGAGAATAAACACAGGGAAGAACACCACGCTGAAGTTCAGCGAGCGCAAGGAGGAGGCCAAGCGCAAGAAGAGGAATGGAAGCACCAGCGGTAACGGGCAGACACTCGCCGAGCGAGTGAACATCAGGACTCCTGCTGACATTTACAG GGTGTTTGTGGATGTGGTGAACGGCGAGCTGATGCCCAGGAAGTCCATACTGAAGTCGCGCAGTCGTGAGAACAGCGTATGCAGCGACACAAGCGAGAGCAGTGCTGCTGACTTCGAGGAGCGCCGCCCTGCGGGCCGATCACTGAGCCACGATAGCGAGGCCACGCACAGCGACACAAGTGAGGGCAACCCCGACGAGGGCTGTCCACCTGGACGGGCCCCCCACATGGCCAGCCTCACGGAG GCCTTTTCGGGGACCGTCATTGAGAAGGACCCTGTGTTGCCATCTGCTATTCCCCACCTGACCATTGCCCCCCCAGCATTGCCAACGATTCCTGAAAGGAAGTCAGAGGAGCTGGCACCTGAGGTGGCCCAGGACCCCCCGAAGAGAGTCTCCAAGTTCAAGGCTGCCCGTCTGCAGCAGAAGTGA
- the uri1 gene encoding unconventional prefoldin RPB5 interactor 1 isoform X1, with amino-acid sequence MAERGRRQGTTDVGRLREEQEKVVSGCEGQMKHWSKVKADYEALQERLRTLPDRLSYDVMVPFGPLAFMPGKLVHTNELTVLLGDNWFAKCSAKQAMDLVEHRKKHVKKVLDDLDKMMKSFQARVGLTEDLEEISGGKGNYVDIREEVENEEILTKGKKRVAHTRNSKPKVEDVLEVKEQEGGEQHCPGILTEEELWARLDELEEQEERLDEQDRMSDGLDRNGEDTTSSSSSEEEDKEGDGVCLSNSHHRREGWLEVVPGCHGDGGKAEDGEEDSTCVPTIYFSHTVEPKKVRINTGKNTTLKFSERKEEAKRKKRNGSTSGNGQTLAERVNIRTPADIYRVFVDVVNGELMPRKSILKSRSRENSVCSDTSESSAADFEERRPAGRSLSHDSEATHSDTSEGNPDEGCPPGRAPHMASLTEAFSGTVIEKDPVLPSAIPHLTIAPPALPTIPERKSEELAPEVAQDPPKRVSKFKAARLQQK; translated from the exons GTTGTGAGCGGCTGCGAAGGGCAGATGAAGCACTG GAGCAAAGTGAAGGCCGACTACGAAGCTCTTCAGGAGCGCCTGCGGACACTCCCCGACAGACTCTCCTACGACGTCATG GTCCCATTCGGACCTCTGGCCTTTATGCCTGGGAAGCTGGTCCACACCAATGAGCTCACGGTCCTGTTGGGGGACAACTGGTTCGCCAAGTGCTCTGCCAAGCAGGCTATGGACCTGGTGGAGCACCGAAAGAAGC ATGTGAAAAAGGTGCTGGATGACCTGGACAAAATGATGAAGAGCTTTCAGGCCAGAGTGGGACTGACAGAAGACCTGGAGGAAATCTCAGGA GGAAAGGGCAACTATGTAGACATCAGAGAGGAGGTGGAAAATGAGGAGATCCTGACCAAAG GTAAGAAGCGAGTGGCGCACACACGAAACTCCAAGCCCAAGGTAGAAGATGTGCTGGAAGTGAAGGAGCAGGAGGGAGGAGAGCAGCACTGCCCAGGGATCCTTACTGAGGAGGAACTGTGGGCCAGActggatgagctggaggagcaggaagagcgCCTGGACGAGCAGGACAG AATGTCTGATGGCCTGGATAGAAACGGCGAAGACACAACATCCTCGTCCTCCTCGGAGGAGGAAGACAAGGAAGGTGACGGCGTGTGTCTGTCCAATAGCCATCATCGGAGAGAGGGCTGGTTGGAGGTGGTCCCTGGCTGCCATGGCGATGGTGGCAAAGCGGAGGATGGCGAGGAGGACAGCACCTGTGTGCCAACCATCTACTTCTCACACACGGTGGAACCCAAGAAG GTGAGAATAAACACAGGGAAGAACACCACGCTGAAGTTCAGCGAGCGCAAGGAGGAGGCCAAGCGCAAGAAGAGGAATGGAAGCACCAGCGGTAACGGGCAGACACTCGCCGAGCGAGTGAACATCAGGACTCCTGCTGACATTTACAG GGTGTTTGTGGATGTGGTGAACGGCGAGCTGATGCCCAGGAAGTCCATACTGAAGTCGCGCAGTCGTGAGAACAGCGTATGCAGCGACACAAGCGAGAGCAGTGCTGCTGACTTCGAGGAGCGCCGCCCTGCGGGCCGATCACTGAGCCACGATAGCGAGGCCACGCACAGCGACACAAGTGAGGGCAACCCCGACGAGGGCTGTCCACCTGGACGGGCCCCCCACATGGCCAGCCTCACGGAG GCCTTTTCGGGGACCGTCATTGAGAAGGACCCTGTGTTGCCATCTGCTATTCCCCACCTGACCATTGCCCCCCCAGCATTGCCAACGATTCCTGAAAGGAAGTCAGAGGAGCTGGCACCTGAGGTGGCCCAGGACCCCCCGAAGAGAGTCTCCAAGTTCAAGGCTGCCCGTCTGCAGCAGAAGTGA